One Nicotiana sylvestris chromosome 12, ASM39365v2, whole genome shotgun sequence genomic window carries:
- the LOC104217276 gene encoding probable inositol transporter 2, producing the protein MEGGVAHGADATAFKECLALSYKNPYVLRLAFSAGIGGLLFGYDTGVISGALLYIRDDFKDVDRNTVLQESIVSMAVAGAIIGAAIGGWLNDKFGRRTAILIADFLFFVGAVIMASAVNSALLIVGRIFVGLGVGMASMTAPLYISEASPAKIRGALVSTNGFLITGGQFLSYLINLAFTKAPGTWRWMLGVAGLPALLQFILMLLLPESPRWLYRKGRQEEAKAILRKIYSPEQVEVEIQALKESVDKEIEENKASEGINLFKLCQTKTVRRGLIAGVGLQIFQQFVGINTVMYYSPSIIQLAGIASNRTALLLSLVTAGLNAFGSIISIYFIDRTGRKKLLVISLFGVMISLGFLSAVFYEATSTSPAVSMAETSHFAASFTCPAYHNAGSASSWDCTRCLKASPDCGFCASPQNKLLPGACLISNDTIKDACHDQDRLWYTRGCPSRYGWLALLGLALYIIFFSPGMGTVPWIVNSEIYPLRFRGVCGGIAATANWISNLIVAQSFLSLTHAIGTSWTFLVFGVLSVIALFFVLICVPETKGLPIEEIEKILERRGLHLMFWKKRAKEKNGGEVDGKKEVGGDV; encoded by the exons ATGGAAGGAGGAGTAGCTCATGGAGCAGATGCAACAGCTTTTAAAGAATGTTTAGCTCTTTCTTACAAAAATCCTTATGTTCTTCGCCTTGCTTTCTCTGCTGGAATTGGTGGCCTTCTCTTTGGCTATGATACAG GAGTCATATCAGGAGCTCTGCTTTATATTAGGGATGACTTCAAAGATGTTGATAGGAATACCGTTTTACAG GAATCTATAGTGAGCATGGCAGTGGCTGGAGCAATAATAGGAGCAGCAATTGGTGGATGGTTGAATGACAAATTTGGAAGGAGAACTGCAATACTCATAGCTGATTTCCTCTTTTTTGTTGGAGCTGTGATTATGGCATCAGCAGTGAATTCAGCACTTCTTATTGTTGGTAGAATTTTTGTTGGACTTGGTGTTGGAATGGCATCAATGACTGCTCCTTTGTACATATCAGAAGCTTCTCCTGCTAAAATTAGAGGTGCTCTTGTTAGTACTAATGGATTTCTCATTACTGGTGGCCAATTCTTGTCTTACCTTATTAACCTCGCTTTTACCAAG GCACCAGGGACCTGGAGATGGATGCTTGGAGTAGCAGGATTGCCAGCCCTCCTCCAATTCATACTAATGCTTCTCCTTCCTGAATCGCCTCGTTGGCTTTATCGCAAG GGGAGGCAAGAGGAAGCCAAAGCAATACTAAGGAAGATATATTCACCTGAGCAAGTTGAAGTTGAAATTCAAGCTCTTAAAGAATCAGtagacaaagaaattgaagaaaacaaaGCATCTGAGGGTATCAATCTCTTCAAGTTATGCCAGACGAAAACAGTTCGTCGTGGACTAATAGCTGGAGTTGGTCTTCAAATTTTCCAGCAATTTGTTGGAATAAACACTGTTATGTATTACAGTCCTAGTATCATTCAACTAGCTGGAATTGCCTCGAACCGGACAGCTCTCCTTCTATCGCTTGTCACAGCCGGGCTAAACGCTTTTGGCTCGATTATTAGTATATATTTCATAGACAGGACTGGGAGGAAGAAACTTCTTGTGATTAGCTTGTTTGGTGTTATGATTTCTCTAGGGTTTTTGTCAGCAGTTTTCTATGAGGCTACTTCAACTTCACCAGCAGTTAGTATGGCTGAGACATCTCATTTTGCAGCATCATTTACTTGTCCTGCTTACCATAATGCTGGTTCTGCTAGTTCTTGGGATTGTACTAGGTGCCTTAAAGCTTCTCCTGATTGTGGCTTCTGTGCTTCACCTCAAAATAAG TTGCTACCTGGGGCATGTCTCATCTCAAATGATACTATTAAGGATGCTTGTCATGATCAAGATAGGTTATGGTACACAAGAGGATGCCCTAGTAGATATGGATGGCTAGCCCTACTCGGGCTAGCGCTATACATCATATTTTTTTCTCCGGGAATGGGTACCGTTCCATGGATCGTTAACTCGGAGATATACCCTTTAAGATTCAGAGGAGTTTGTGGAGGAATAGCTGCAACAGCAAACTGGATTTCAAATCTCATTGTAGCACAATCTTTCTTGTCATTGACACATGCTATTGGAACATCATGGACATTTCTTGTATTTGGAGTTCTCTCTGTTATAGCCCTattttttgtcctgatttgtgTTCCAGAAACTAAGGGACTTCCAATTGAGGAAATTGAGAAGATTTTGGAGAGAAGAGGTCTACATTTGATGTTTTGGAAGAAAAGGGCTAAAGAGAAGAATGGTGGAGAAGTTGATGGAAAGAAAGAAGTGGGAGGAGATgtatga
- the LOC104217278 gene encoding uncharacterized protein: protein MDIFLTRFNSSPPSSSFRDNFSYLVEEFDVKSLNTDPGERISIRYSSRIQDEMRRHYIQRGPCQPVDHKFPKALFGKKMRQFSPGWFKGSHSRWLEYSVKKDAAFCLCCYLFKNDYVHGSTSDSFTKTGFKAWNKGIERLGLHVGEVNNLHHKCFNNMLDLSNQSQSIQADFEKQSDQQKTEYLIRLNVSIDVARFLLNFGLSFRGHDESESSTNKGLFLGLLEWLGNSLPDIDRIILKHAPKNDMMTSPKIQKDIVSACAQETVKAIIDDLDGDYFGILVDESKDISHHEQMALNLRYIDKKGQVNELFISLVRVSDTSAKSLKEAVLSLLIKHSLSPSKIRGQGYDGASDMQGKMNGLKALILQETPSAYSAHCFAHQLQLTLVAVAKKHKELETFFAIVTNVLNVIGVSFKRRDQLRDHQTELLEQLLESGEVQSGK from the coding sequence ATGGACATATTTTTGACGAGGTTTAATTCATCTCCACCAagttctagttttagagacaattTCTCCTATCTTGTAGAGGAGTTTGACGTGAAATCACTTAACACTGACCCCGGAGAGAGAATATCCATTAGATATAGCTCTAGAATACAGGATGAAATGAGAAGACACTACATCCAAAGAGGGCCTTGCCAACCAGTTGATCACAAATTTCCTAAAGCTTTATTTGGGAAGAAAATGCGCCAATTTAGTCCGGGTTGGTTTAAAGGTTCGCATTCTAGATGGTTAGAGTATAGTGTGAAGAAAGATGCCGCATTTTGTTTATGTTGTTATTTATTCAAAAATGATTACGTTCATGGAAGCACAAGTGACTCTTTCACAAAAACCGGCTTTAAGGCTTGGAATAAAGGAATCGAAAGACTTGGTCTACATGTTGGTGAAGTAAATAATCTCCACCATAAGTGTTTCAACAATATGCTAGACTTGTCAAATCAATCTCAATCAATTCAAGCTGATTTTGAAAAGCAATCTGATCAACAAAAAACTGAATATCTAATTCGTTTAAATGTCTCAATCGATGTTGCAAGGTTTCTTTTGAACTTTGGATTGTCTTTTCGTGGTCACGATGAAAGTGAATCATCAACAAACAAAGGCCTTTTTCTAGGGCTTTTGGAATGGCTTGGAAATAGTCTTCCAGATATAGATAGAATTATATTAAAACATGCTCCAAAAAATGATATGATGACTTCGCCAAAAATTCAAAAGGATATTGTGAGTGCTTGTGCACAAGAGACCGTGAAAGCTATAATTGATGACTTGGATGGAGATTATTTTGGGATATTAGTTGATGAGTCCAAGGATATTTCACATCATGAACAAATGGCCCTCAATTTGCGGTATATTGACAAAAAAGGCCAAGTGAACGAGCTATTTATTAGCCTTGTTCGTGTTAGTGATACATCTGCAAAGTCGTTGAAAGAAGCAGTACTTTCTTTGCTAATAAAACACTCATTAAGTCCATCCAAAATACGTGGACAAGGCTATGATGGGGCTAGTGATATGCAGGGAAAGATGAATGGTCTTAAAGCTTTAATTTTGCAAGAAACTCCATCGGCATATTCAGCTCATTGTTTTGCACATCAATTACAGTTGACGCTTGTAGCTGTTGCTAAAAAACACAAGGAGTTAGAGACTTTCTTTGCTATAGTTACTAACGTGTTGAATGTAATTGGAGTTTCTTTTAAGCGTAGAGATCAACTTCGGGATCATCAAACAGAATTGTTGGAGCAATTGTTGGAGAGTGGTGAAGTTCAAAGTGGAAAATGA
- the LOC138882825 gene encoding uncharacterized protein, whose protein sequence is MIKSRARASKASDVNDKLQDETFFSKIKVFEFVFLLHLMLKVLIMSNELSKALQKKDQDIVNAMIFLDITKEWLQEMRDKGREPLMDELNSCFDVVSSNLLLGMASLNPINSFANFDKERIITLAKHYPDEFGELKFRDLSRQLDTFIWHMQHGDPRFSDLKGIGDLTKALVEANLVDTYSLVYLLVKLTLILPVATATVERALSSMKYIKDELCSSISDAFLNNCLVCYFEKEVFVNISNDAIIDRFQNMKARRVQL, encoded by the exons ATGATTAAATCAAGAGCGAGGGCTTCAAAGGCCAG TGATGTTAATGATAAGTTGCAAGACGAAACTTTTTTCAGTAAAATTAAAGTATTTGAATTTGTTTTCTTGCTTCACTTAATGTTGAAAGTGTTGATAATGTCAAACGAGTTGAGCAAAGCTTTACAGAAGAAAGATCAAGATATTGTCAATGCCATGATATTTCTTGATATCACAAAGGAATGGTTGCAAGAAATGAGAGATAAAGGACGTGAACCATTGATGGATGAA CTTAATAGTTGTTTTGATGTTGTGAGTAGTAACCTGCTTCTTGGTATGGCTAGCTTGAATCCGATTAATTCATTTGCTAATTTTGATAAGGAAAGAATAATAACATTGGCCAAGCATTATCCCGATGAGTTTGGTGAATTGAAGTTTCGAGATCTTAGTCGCCAACTTGACACTTTCATATGGCACATGCAACATGGTGACCCTAGGTTCTCTGATTTGAAAGGAATTGGTGATTTGACAAAAGCATTGGTTGAGGCAAATCTTGTGGATACTTATTCACTTGTTTATTTGCTTGTGAAGTTGACTTTAATTTTACCTGTCGCAACTGCAACGGTGGAAAGAGCACTCTCATCCATGAAGTACATCAAAGATGAATTGTGTAGTAGTATTAGTGATGCATTTTTAAATAATTGTTTAGTTTGTTACTTTGAGAAGGAAGTATTTGTAAATATAAGCAATGATGCTATTATTGACCGTTTTCAAAACATGAAAGCGCGTCGAGTTCAACTATAA